From a single Kitasatospora sp. NBC_00458 genomic region:
- a CDS encoding TetR/AcrR family transcriptional regulator, with the protein MESAESTTTRSTRGRRERLRAETTAEIKGVALALMAAGGPDAITLRAIAREMGMTANAIYGYFATRDDLVTALIDDVYTALADAVDAAWAATPIEQPATRIRAWAHAFRSWALGNPEGFRLIYGDPVPGYRAPEGGAAPDAAHRVCTGLAGLADAAWPHAGHLHENTGFAPPAADPAAAPATDSATADAPGFDWSDFDPGLLAKVRPAYPDLPPAGVALALRLWGSLHGMVSLEIYGHLSRQTTSPDKLFDQELGALVRSLGLTVPHG; encoded by the coding sequence GTGGAGAGCGCGGAGAGCACGACGACGAGAAGCACCCGCGGGCGCCGCGAGCGGCTGCGCGCCGAGACGACGGCGGAGATCAAGGGCGTCGCGCTGGCCCTGATGGCAGCGGGCGGGCCGGACGCCATCACGCTGCGGGCCATCGCCCGGGAGATGGGCATGACGGCCAACGCCATCTACGGCTACTTCGCCACCCGCGACGACCTCGTCACCGCGCTGATCGACGACGTCTACACGGCCCTGGCCGACGCCGTCGACGCCGCGTGGGCCGCCACGCCGATCGAGCAGCCGGCCACCCGGATCCGCGCCTGGGCGCACGCATTCCGGTCATGGGCGCTGGGCAACCCCGAGGGCTTCCGGCTCATCTACGGCGACCCCGTCCCCGGCTACCGCGCCCCCGAGGGCGGCGCCGCCCCGGACGCCGCACACCGCGTCTGCACCGGACTCGCCGGCCTGGCCGACGCCGCCTGGCCGCACGCCGGACACCTCCACGAGAACACCGGGTTCGCCCCACCCGCCGCCGACCCCGCCGCCGCCCCGGCCACCGACTCGGCCACCGCCGACGCGCCCGGCTTCGACTGGTCCGACTTCGACCCCGGCCTCCTGGCCAAGGTCCGCCCGGCCTACCCCGACCTCCCCCCGGCCGGCGTGGCGCTGGCCCTGCGCCTCTGGGGCTCGCTGCACGGCATGGTCTCCCTGGAGATCTACGGCCACCTGAGCCGGCAGACCACCAGTCCCGACAAGCTCTTCGACCAGGAACTCGGCGCACTCGTCCGCTCCCTGGGCCTCACGGTGCCGCACGGCTGA
- a CDS encoding ArsR/SmtB family transcription factor produces the protein MSLAQLAGLLADPTRATFCTALLDGRAWTAGELARYAGVAPSTASEHLSRLIAGGLLAEERQGRHRYVRLAGPDVATLIEDLSTFSPAAPADAPAPRSLRESTRMSAEARARTCYDHLAGRLGVAVSDAVLARGLVADDAGPALTERGRAWLAELGVELPARSGRGGGRPVVRSCLDWTERRGHLGGAFGAVLCRTALDRAWVERIGSGRALRVTPDGDRALRELLGVEFGDGERPLSPSSSRRPATP, from the coding sequence ATGTCGCTCGCCCAGCTCGCCGGACTGCTCGCCGACCCGACCCGCGCCACGTTCTGCACCGCCCTGCTCGACGGCCGGGCCTGGACCGCCGGCGAGCTGGCCCGGTACGCGGGCGTGGCGCCGTCGACGGCGAGCGAGCACCTGTCCCGTCTGATCGCCGGCGGCCTGCTGGCCGAGGAGCGGCAGGGCCGGCACCGGTACGTCCGGCTGGCCGGTCCGGACGTGGCCACGCTGATCGAGGACCTGTCGACCTTCTCGCCCGCCGCCCCGGCGGACGCCCCGGCCCCGCGCTCCCTGCGCGAGTCCACCCGGATGAGTGCGGAGGCGCGCGCCCGTACCTGCTACGACCACCTGGCGGGCCGGCTCGGCGTGGCGGTCAGCGACGCCGTCCTGGCGCGCGGGCTGGTGGCGGACGACGCCGGACCGGCCCTCACCGAGCGGGGCCGGGCGTGGCTGGCCGAGCTGGGCGTGGAGCTGCCCGCCCGGTCCGGGCGCGGGGGCGGGCGCCCGGTGGTGCGCAGCTGCCTGGACTGGACGGAGCGGCGCGGGCACCTGGGCGGCGCGTTCGGGGCCGTACTGTGCCGGACCGCGCTGGACCGGGCCTGGGTGGAGCGGATCGGTTCCGGCCGGGCGCTGCGGGTGACGCCGGACGGCGACCGGGCGCTGCGCGAGCTGCTCGGGGTGGAGTTCGGGGACGGGGAGCGCCCGCTCAGCCCATCGTCTTCGCGCCGTCCAGCGACTCCCTGA
- a CDS encoding terpene synthase family protein, which produces MTQPFELPSFYVPHPARLNPHLEQARAHSAEWAREMGMLEGSGIWTRADLDAHDYGLLCAYTHPDASAEALSLVTDWYVWVFFFDDHFLEIYKRTNDRAGGKAYLDRLPLFMPADPGAPLPEPTNPVEAGLADLWRRTVPSMGEDWRVRFAESTRNLLDESLWELANINAGRIANPVEYIEMRRKVGGAPWSAGLIEYAAGAEVPAEVSGARPLRVLRDAFSDGVHLRNDLFSYQREVEDEGELSNGVLVLEKFLDCTTQEAAEAVNGLLTSRLQQFESTVFTELPQLFADSGLDPAGCAKVLAYVKGLQDWQAGGHEWHMRSSRYMNGGGAVAGAATWWDPFAIGGVGTSALDVLRSGALSDLADELGSLSRSGPASRAPGAQGPGAVGFPFASLESPGTGLIGGSHGDVEPGVRRARSHAHVPFQEVGPSRLPEFRLPFTVELSPYLDLSRLNTAEWARRTGMLEPQPGVPGSDIWTAEKVADYDFPLCAAGIHPDASAAQLDLTSAWLTWGTYADDYFPAVFGQTRDLAGAKAVNARLSDFMPVDGEPAPVPGNALERGLADVWARTTGPMPVEARRRFRETVEKMTLSWIWELGNQAQNRIPDPVDYLEMRRATFGSDLTMSLCRLAHGQVVPAGVYASGSMGSLENAAADYACMMNDLHSYQKEVQFEGEVHNMVLVVQNFFDCDYPAAVRIVDDLMHSRLAQFQHVAANEFPVLYDDFELEADARAMLDGYVRELENWLAGILIWHRDCRRYREEDLLRHFGTGAARAEGEAAAGEAVPAGGAAPEPDGAGFAWFGPTGLGTAAARPAAVARAGAGAAGGAVEAVPRPGAVPAGPTGFGTVGAQPLPVAGVSHVG; this is translated from the coding sequence GTGACACAGCCGTTCGAACTCCCGTCCTTCTACGTGCCGCACCCGGCGCGTCTCAACCCCCATCTGGAGCAGGCCCGCGCCCACTCCGCCGAGTGGGCGCGGGAGATGGGCATGCTGGAGGGATCGGGCATCTGGACCCGGGCCGACCTGGACGCCCACGACTACGGCCTGCTCTGCGCCTACACCCACCCCGACGCCTCCGCCGAGGCGCTGTCGCTGGTCACCGACTGGTACGTGTGGGTGTTCTTCTTCGACGACCACTTCCTGGAGATCTACAAGCGGACCAACGACCGGGCGGGCGGGAAGGCGTACCTGGACCGGCTGCCGCTCTTCATGCCGGCCGACCCCGGCGCCCCGCTGCCCGAGCCCACCAACCCCGTCGAGGCCGGACTGGCCGACCTCTGGCGGCGCACGGTGCCGTCGATGGGCGAGGACTGGCGGGTCCGGTTCGCGGAGAGCACCCGGAACCTGCTCGACGAGTCGCTCTGGGAGCTCGCCAACATCAACGCGGGCCGGATCGCCAACCCGGTCGAGTACATCGAGATGCGCCGTAAGGTCGGCGGCGCGCCCTGGTCGGCCGGGCTGATCGAGTACGCGGCCGGGGCCGAGGTGCCGGCGGAGGTGTCGGGCGCGCGCCCGCTGCGGGTGCTGCGGGACGCCTTCTCGGACGGGGTCCACCTGCGCAACGACCTGTTCTCGTACCAGCGCGAGGTCGAGGACGAGGGCGAGCTCAGCAACGGCGTCCTGGTGCTGGAGAAGTTCCTGGACTGCACCACGCAGGAGGCGGCCGAGGCCGTCAACGGCCTGCTCACCTCGCGGCTCCAGCAGTTCGAGAGCACCGTGTTCACCGAACTCCCGCAGCTGTTCGCCGACTCCGGCCTCGACCCGGCGGGCTGCGCCAAGGTGCTGGCGTACGTCAAGGGGCTGCAGGACTGGCAGGCCGGCGGGCACGAGTGGCACATGCGGTCCAGCCGGTACATGAACGGCGGCGGGGCGGTGGCCGGTGCGGCCACCTGGTGGGACCCGTTCGCGATCGGCGGGGTCGGGACGTCGGCGCTGGACGTGCTGCGCTCCGGCGCGCTGAGCGACCTCGCCGACGAGCTGGGCTCGTTGAGCCGTTCCGGACCGGCCTCGCGGGCCCCCGGGGCACAGGGGCCCGGCGCGGTCGGGTTCCCGTTCGCGTCGCTGGAGTCGCCCGGGACGGGGCTGATCGGCGGATCGCACGGTGACGTCGAGCCCGGGGTGCGGCGGGCGCGTTCGCACGCCCACGTGCCGTTCCAGGAGGTCGGCCCGTCCCGACTGCCCGAGTTCCGGCTGCCGTTCACCGTCGAGCTGAGCCCCTACCTGGACCTCTCACGGCTCAACACGGCCGAGTGGGCTCGTCGGACGGGGATGCTGGAGCCCCAGCCGGGCGTGCCCGGCTCGGACATCTGGACCGCCGAGAAGGTCGCCGACTACGACTTCCCGCTCTGCGCGGCCGGCATCCACCCGGACGCCAGCGCGGCCCAACTCGACCTCACCTCGGCCTGGTTGACTTGGGGCACCTACGCGGACGACTACTTCCCCGCGGTGTTCGGGCAGACCCGCGACCTGGCGGGGGCCAAGGCCGTCAACGCGCGGCTCTCGGACTTCATGCCGGTCGACGGCGAACCGGCCCCCGTGCCGGGCAACGCGCTGGAGCGCGGACTGGCCGACGTCTGGGCGCGGACCACCGGACCGATGCCGGTCGAGGCCCGGCGGCGGTTCCGCGAGACCGTCGAGAAGATGACGCTGAGCTGGATCTGGGAGCTCGGCAACCAGGCCCAGAACCGGATCCCGGACCCGGTCGACTACCTGGAGATGCGCCGGGCCACCTTCGGGTCCGACCTCACCATGAGCCTCTGCCGGCTGGCCCACGGGCAGGTCGTCCCGGCCGGCGTCTACGCGAGCGGCTCGATGGGCTCGCTGGAGAACGCGGCCGCCGACTACGCCTGCATGATGAACGACCTCCACTCGTACCAGAAGGAGGTGCAGTTCGAGGGCGAGGTGCACAACATGGTGCTGGTGGTGCAGAACTTCTTCGACTGCGACTACCCGGCGGCGGTCCGGATCGTCGACGACCTGATGCACTCGCGGCTGGCCCAGTTCCAGCACGTCGCGGCGAACGAGTTCCCGGTGCTGTACGACGACTTCGAGCTGGAGGCGGACGCTCGGGCGATGCTCGACGGGTACGTCCGGGAGCTGGAGAACTGGCTGGCCGGGATCCTGATCTGGCACCGGGACTGCCGGCGGTACCGGGAGGAGGACCTGCTGCGGCACTTCGGCACCGGGGCGGCCCGGGCGGAGGGCGAGGCGGCCGCGGGAGAGGCGGTTCCCGCGGGGGGTGCGGCGCCGGAGCCGGACGGGGCGGGGTTCGCGTGGTTCGGTCCGACCGGGCTGGGCACCGCGGCGGCGCGGCCGGCGGCGGTGGCGCGTGCGGGGGCGGGAGCGGCCGGTGGTGCGGTGGAGGCGGTGCCGCGTCCGGGCGCGGTGCCGGCCGGGCCGACCGGGTTCGGCACGGTGGGGGCGCAACCGCTGCCGGTCGCCGGGGTCTCGCACGTCGGGTAG
- a CDS encoding TIR domain-containing protein has product MPDIFVNYRTIDEDTGATLIERELSRRFGSERVFRASKSIKAGRRFPQELLTAVRRSSVLVAVIGDRWADARGADGRRALDDPEDWTRREIVEAFESGALVVPVLIGRATRLNRRDLPPELVELADCQYRRLDTRNAEADLARLGDDLAEALPQLAEAERQISRIEAESDDVAGSRVGRVDGGVVQAGDYHHQQDGGASNVSNSGTFINTANGPLHTGSGDQNNEIRNGGPVTFNGDGGSYVERGRAQQWFGGGHRSDREQ; this is encoded by the coding sequence ATGCCTGACATCTTCGTGAACTACCGAACCATCGACGAGGACACCGGTGCCACCTTGATCGAGCGCGAGTTGTCCCGGCGGTTCGGCAGCGAGCGAGTCTTCCGCGCCAGCAAGTCGATCAAGGCCGGTAGGCGCTTTCCGCAGGAACTGCTCACCGCTGTTCGCCGCAGCAGTGTGCTGGTCGCTGTCATCGGTGATCGCTGGGCCGATGCGCGGGGTGCCGACGGCCGTCGCGCGCTGGACGACCCGGAGGACTGGACGCGACGGGAGATCGTCGAGGCCTTCGAAAGCGGCGCCTTGGTCGTGCCGGTGCTGATCGGCCGGGCCACCCGGCTCAACCGGCGGGACCTCCCTCCTGAACTGGTCGAGCTGGCCGACTGCCAGTACCGCCGACTGGACACACGCAATGCGGAGGCCGACCTTGCCCGACTCGGGGATGACTTGGCCGAGGCGCTGCCCCAACTTGCCGAGGCCGAGCGGCAGATCAGCCGCATCGAAGCAGAATCAGACGACGTTGCCGGTAGCCGGGTCGGTCGGGTGGACGGCGGTGTCGTTCAGGCTGGGGACTATCACCACCAGCAGGACGGCGGGGCCAGCAACGTCAGCAACTCCGGCACGTTCATCAACACTGCAAACGGCCCTCTGCACACGGGTAGCGGCGATCAGAACAACGAGATCCGCAATGGTGGCCCTGTTACGTTCAACGGTGACGGCGGTAGCTACGTCGAACGGGGCAGGGCACAGCAGTGGTTCGGCGGCGGCCACCGCAGCGACCGCGAGCAGTGA
- a CDS encoding NAD(P)-dependent oxidoreductase: MHIGVIGAAGTIGSRVVAEALGRGHLVTAFSRDAAWIHEERENVVWRSVDVLDAGSIAAALPGLDVLISAYQPGNAARDMADTLRRSIADPSAYATAARALLKALEAHPRTRLIVIGGAGSLEVEPGLVRADSDELLHETLDRIGLPRDYAAAVRGHRDALDVLRTSNRLWTYFSPAESIAPGERTGRFRIGGDQPVLDADGQSRISAEDAAVALVDEAELPRFVQRRFTIGY; the protein is encoded by the coding sequence ATGCACATCGGAGTGATCGGAGCCGCCGGGACCATCGGCAGCCGTGTCGTCGCCGAAGCCCTCGGGCGGGGGCACCTGGTCACCGCATTCAGCCGGGACGCCGCCTGGATCCACGAGGAGCGGGAGAACGTCGTCTGGCGGAGCGTCGACGTCCTCGACGCCGGCAGCATCGCGGCCGCCCTGCCCGGGTTGGACGTGCTCATCAGTGCCTACCAGCCCGGCAACGCCGCCAGGGACATGGCCGACACCCTGCGCCGGTCGATCGCGGACCCCTCGGCCTACGCCACCGCTGCCCGGGCGCTGCTGAAGGCGCTGGAGGCCCACCCCCGCACCCGGCTGATCGTCATCGGCGGCGCCGGCAGCCTGGAGGTCGAGCCGGGCCTCGTCCGGGCGGATTCGGACGAACTCCTGCACGAGACCCTCGACAGGATCGGTCTGCCCCGGGACTACGCCGCCGCCGTACGCGGCCACCGGGACGCCCTGGACGTCCTGCGGACCTCCAACCGGCTCTGGACGTACTTCAGTCCGGCGGAGTCCATCGCCCCCGGCGAGCGCACCGGCCGCTTCCGGATCGGCGGCGACCAGCCGGTCCTCGACGCCGACGGGCAGAGTCGCATCTCGGCGGAGGATGCCGCCGTCGCCCTCGTCGACGAGGCCGAGCTGCCCCGCTTCGTCCAGCGCCGCTTCACGATCGGCTACTGA
- a CDS encoding DoxX family protein, which produces MSIAFIIVTVVAALMAGFSAWSVFTRAAYVVEPLAEYGVPRSWWNLLGVAKAAGALGLLAGLFVPVVGVLAAIGLVLYFTGAVITVLRARSYAHVPFPLVYMAPAVASLLLI; this is translated from the coding sequence ATGTCCATCGCCTTCATCATCGTCACCGTCGTCGCCGCCCTCATGGCGGGCTTCTCGGCCTGGTCGGTGTTCACCCGCGCCGCCTACGTCGTGGAGCCGCTCGCCGAGTACGGCGTGCCCCGTTCGTGGTGGAACCTGCTCGGCGTGGCCAAGGCCGCCGGGGCGCTGGGCCTGCTGGCCGGACTGTTCGTGCCGGTGGTCGGAGTGCTGGCGGCGATCGGGCTGGTGCTCTACTTCACCGGCGCCGTGATCACCGTGCTCCGCGCCCGCTCGTACGCCCACGTCCCCTTCCCGCTGGTCTACATGGCGCCGGCCGTCGCCTCGCTGCTGCTGATCTGA
- the cyaB gene encoding class IV adenylate cyclase, with translation MEYTEIEQKFRLLGTPEELKDRLTARGAAPGRPSRQVDTYYNAPHRDFLDNRVVSEWLRVRVEDGAASLNFKRFHPLPEPVKTHCDEYESTVADAEAVRRLLDALDFAELTVVDKTREEWHVDGVAVAFDTVAGLGDFVEFEFKGDARTVEEATARLEAFIASLDAPLGPRVHLGYPHLTLGLE, from the coding sequence GTGGAGTACACCGAGATCGAGCAGAAGTTCCGACTCCTCGGCACCCCTGAGGAGTTGAAGGACCGGCTCACCGCCCGCGGCGCCGCCCCCGGCCGGCCGAGCCGCCAGGTCGACACCTACTACAACGCACCGCACCGGGACTTCCTCGACAACCGGGTGGTCTCCGAGTGGCTCCGCGTCCGCGTCGAGGACGGCGCGGCCTCGCTCAACTTCAAGCGCTTCCACCCGCTTCCGGAGCCGGTCAAGACGCACTGCGACGAGTACGAGAGCACGGTCGCCGACGCCGAGGCGGTCCGCCGCCTCCTGGACGCCCTCGACTTCGCCGAACTGACCGTGGTCGATAAGACCCGCGAGGAGTGGCACGTCGACGGGGTCGCCGTCGCCTTCGACACCGTGGCCGGCCTCGGCGACTTCGTCGAGTTCGAGTTCAAGGGGGACGCCCGCACGGTCGAGGAGGCCACCGCCCGCCTGGAGGCGTTCATCGCCTCGCTCGACGCCCCGCTGGGGCCCCGCGTCCACCTCGGCTACCCCCACCTGACCCTCGGCCTGGAGTGA
- a CDS encoding helix-turn-helix domain-containing protein — translation MHRSNEFGPELRRRRIAAGLTLTRLAELLSYSKGHLSKIECGRKVPPPDLARRCDARLGAGGELEKLAPPEAGTGRASGVDDGLLDDEPLLLKVDRDGVRWPGGLGRRQLLVAGATSILGLGSVGTGVEQHVGGVGAVGAPTWQSVDAAPVEIFRLQFDQMRLLGQSTDPALLLPMLTVQTHTLRELALQADTVGRARLLNLAARYAEYAGWMAQEADDNPSALWWTARAVELAEAGGDRDLASYALVRRALVAYYAGDAAQTVQLVASAQGSGLPPRIRGLAAQREAQGHALAGDHASSMRSLDRARELLARAAADDDAGDPVLGTGNLADPAAMVAGWCLHDLGRPAQAAEALDREYARIPVHAVRSRARYGLRRALAHAAAGEVEHACVLAAELLPFVTALRSATIATDVARLARELARFRANGKVLDLQAALAVALHPGQP, via the coding sequence ATGCACAGGTCTAATGAATTCGGTCCCGAGCTGCGCAGACGGCGGATCGCTGCCGGACTGACACTCACCCGGCTTGCCGAGTTGCTCAGCTACAGCAAGGGCCACCTCAGCAAGATCGAGTGCGGACGAAAGGTCCCGCCGCCCGACCTGGCCCGTCGCTGCGACGCCCGCCTCGGCGCCGGTGGTGAACTGGAGAAGCTGGCGCCGCCCGAAGCCGGGACCGGGCGCGCATCGGGGGTGGACGACGGCCTGTTAGACGACGAGCCCCTGCTACTCAAAGTCGACCGGGACGGTGTCCGTTGGCCCGGTGGCCTTGGGCGGCGCCAACTGCTCGTGGCTGGGGCGACTTCGATACTGGGGCTGGGCTCAGTTGGTACCGGCGTGGAGCAGCACGTGGGCGGGGTGGGCGCGGTGGGGGCGCCGACCTGGCAGTCGGTGGATGCGGCGCCAGTCGAGATCTTCCGCTTGCAGTTCGACCAGATGCGTCTGCTGGGTCAGAGCACAGACCCCGCATTGCTGCTGCCGATGCTCACGGTGCAGACCCACACCCTGCGTGAACTCGCGCTCCAGGCTGACACGGTGGGGCGTGCAAGGCTGCTGAATCTGGCCGCCCGGTATGCCGAGTACGCCGGGTGGATGGCGCAGGAGGCCGACGACAATCCGTCTGCGCTGTGGTGGACCGCGCGTGCGGTCGAGTTGGCCGAGGCCGGTGGTGACCGCGACCTTGCTTCGTATGCACTCGTCCGAAGGGCCCTCGTCGCGTACTACGCGGGCGATGCGGCCCAGACCGTCCAACTCGTCGCCTCGGCGCAGGGAAGCGGCCTTCCGCCGCGCATCCGCGGCCTCGCTGCTCAGCGCGAGGCCCAGGGGCATGCTCTGGCCGGCGATCACGCTTCCAGCATGCGAAGCCTCGACAGGGCACGCGAGTTGCTGGCGCGGGCGGCGGCCGATGACGACGCCGGCGACCCGGTGCTCGGCACCGGCAACCTGGCTGACCCAGCCGCCATGGTCGCCGGATGGTGTCTCCATGACCTCGGCCGCCCCGCACAGGCAGCCGAGGCCCTTGACCGTGAGTACGCACGGATCCCCGTGCATGCCGTCCGCAGCCGCGCTCGGTACGGGCTGCGGCGGGCCCTCGCGCACGCGGCCGCCGGTGAGGTTGAGCACGCCTGTGTGTTGGCTGCCGAACTCCTACCGTTCGTGACGGCGTTGAGGTCGGCGACGATCGCCACCGATGTTGCCCGACTGGCCCGCGAGTTGGCCCGATTTCGGGCCAACGGAAAAGTGCTCGACCTGCAGGCCGCGCTCGCCGTGGCGCTCCACCCAGGGCAGCCGTAG
- a CDS encoding HhH-GPD-type base excision DNA repair protein, protein MNVTVRLAQQPEADELLGRSPLAALVGMLLDQQVPMEWAFAGPLTIAQRLGHKDLDAHEIAAYNPEAFVALLSEKPAVHRYPAAMAKRVQQLCQFLVAQYDGDAAALWRSATTGKELLSRLNALPGFGKQKSQIFLALLGKQYGVQPAGWREAAGGYGEEGAFRSVADITGPESLEQVRAHKQEVKRAAKEAKAAADAKAKVRA, encoded by the coding sequence ATGAACGTCACCGTGCGGCTTGCCCAGCAGCCCGAGGCCGACGAACTGCTCGGGCGGAGCCCGCTCGCCGCGCTCGTCGGGATGCTGTTGGACCAGCAGGTGCCCATGGAGTGGGCCTTCGCCGGGCCGCTCACCATCGCACAGCGGCTCGGGCACAAGGACCTCGACGCGCACGAGATCGCCGCGTACAACCCGGAGGCCTTCGTCGCACTGCTGTCCGAGAAGCCCGCCGTGCACCGCTACCCGGCGGCGATGGCCAAACGCGTGCAGCAGCTCTGCCAGTTCCTGGTGGCCCAGTACGACGGGGACGCGGCCGCGCTCTGGCGGAGCGCGACGACCGGCAAGGAACTGCTCAGCCGGCTCAACGCCCTCCCCGGGTTCGGGAAGCAGAAGTCGCAGATCTTCCTGGCCCTCCTCGGCAAGCAGTACGGCGTGCAGCCGGCCGGCTGGCGCGAGGCCGCCGGCGGCTACGGCGAGGAGGGGGCCTTCCGCTCGGTCGCGGACATCACCGGCCCGGAGTCGCTGGAGCAGGTGCGCGCCCACAAGCAGGAGGTGAAGCGCGCCGCCAAGGAGGCCAAGGCGGCGGCCGACGCCAAGGCGAAGGTCAGGGCCTGA
- a CDS encoding DinB family protein, whose protein sequence is MSGNTERADLLQTLDKHRGFLRYTVRDLTDEQAARRTTASALSLAGLIKHVSGVEARWMRFAVGGATAMEAEQVDWEGQFRMAEDETLTGLLAAYERVAADTDELVATLPDLDAAHPLPQAPWFEPGASWSVRRVLLHVIAETAQHAGHADIIRESLDGAKTMG, encoded by the coding sequence GTGAGCGGGAACACCGAACGCGCCGACCTGCTGCAGACCCTGGACAAGCACCGGGGCTTCCTGCGCTACACCGTCCGCGACCTCACCGACGAACAGGCCGCCCGGCGCACCACGGCCAGTGCGCTGAGCCTGGCCGGCCTGATCAAGCACGTCTCCGGGGTGGAGGCCCGCTGGATGCGGTTCGCGGTCGGCGGCGCGACCGCGATGGAGGCCGAACAGGTCGACTGGGAAGGCCAGTTCAGGATGGCCGAGGACGAGACCCTGACCGGACTGCTCGCCGCCTACGAGCGGGTCGCGGCCGACACCGACGAACTGGTCGCCACCCTGCCCGACCTCGACGCCGCCCACCCGCTGCCCCAGGCACCGTGGTTCGAACCGGGTGCCTCCTGGTCGGTCCGGCGGGTGCTGCTGCACGTCATCGCCGAGACCGCGCAGCACGCCGGGCACGCCGACATCATCAGGGAGTCGCTGGACGGCGCGAAGACGATGGGCTGA
- a CDS encoding VOC family protein: MPVPPEGTPCWADAMFTDLEGAKAFYGDVLGWTFGESSSEYGDYTQAYSDGKAVAAIVPPMPGQDGDTVTSAWCLYLASPDAAATAEKIRGNGGEVLMGPMQVGEFGTMVIAKDPGGVVFGVWQGGTHEGFEKQAATGAYTWAELVTREPGPADAFFPAVFPYTVQRMDAGDVDYKIFQVGGAPALGRMKAGPDDLPPEAPNYISVYFAVDDCDATVAKVTGRGGKLYFGPMDSPFGKFAAVGDPQGAAFGVIDLGTTVGDMPAMVAE, from the coding sequence ATGCCTGTGCCACCCGAGGGAACGCCCTGCTGGGCCGACGCGATGTTCACCGACCTGGAGGGCGCCAAGGCGTTCTACGGGGACGTACTGGGCTGGACCTTCGGCGAGTCCTCGTCCGAGTACGGCGACTACACGCAGGCCTATTCGGACGGCAAGGCGGTCGCCGCGATCGTCCCGCCGATGCCGGGCCAGGACGGCGACACGGTCACGTCGGCCTGGTGCCTCTACCTGGCCTCGCCGGACGCCGCCGCCACCGCCGAGAAGATCCGCGGCAACGGCGGCGAGGTCCTGATGGGCCCGATGCAGGTCGGCGAGTTCGGCACGATGGTGATCGCCAAGGACCCGGGCGGCGTCGTCTTCGGCGTCTGGCAGGGCGGCACCCACGAGGGCTTCGAGAAGCAGGCGGCGACCGGCGCCTACACCTGGGCCGAACTGGTCACCCGCGAGCCCGGCCCCGCCGACGCTTTCTTCCCCGCCGTCTTCCCCTACACCGTCCAGCGGATGGACGCCGGCGACGTCGACTACAAGATCTTCCAGGTCGGCGGGGCGCCGGCGCTCGGCCGGATGAAGGCGGGCCCGGACGACCTGCCGCCCGAGGCGCCGAACTACATCAGCGTCTACTTCGCGGTCGACGACTGCGACGCCACCGTCGCCAAGGTCACCGGGCGCGGCGGGAAGCTCTACTTCGGCCCGATGGACAGCCCCTTCGGCAAGTTCGCGGCGGTCGGCGACCCGCAGGGCGCGGCGTTCGGCGTCATCGACCTCGGCACGACCGTCGGCGACATGCCTGCGATGGTGGCCGAGTGA